In the genome of Deinococcus misasensis DSM 22328, one region contains:
- a CDS encoding S49 family peptidase — protein sequence MKFDSIINRYFSRGRWLMSEQGVETMLAILTARMEGIDADPALLAELRKDRQYNITVGASDEGINLAELLKTPTAEGRSSADSGGKVVAIMPLIGPVMARAGWLEMCGYVDPHSFATQIDAFADDPRVHSIILNIDSPGGTVSGTGIAGSAVARAAEKKRVVAVVNDGMYSAALWIGSQATEVVMAPGAELGSIGVIATHVDQSEAAAQAGVKFTYVRSTPGKARGQRFEAMDEATLEDWMGGLQAIHDEFVHAVAVGREMTDEEAAKLATGATWRGQAAIDAGLADRIATLSDIVREELDSIPQSATGTRGRDRKGEASMPQENQEAQNTAAEAGSSSTTATPPATAGGTTANAPALTPEVLRTEHAEVYQGVLSLGAATERSRIAGILGVQTAEGLTDQSLTELRARAADGTAYREALLGDLRTECVRLHGAQDGPAAGDLMVTAFKNQSIENLQKQVALVRKQADATVPDGRKSKPSSGNSKTENETQPIDWATEA from the coding sequence ATGAAATTTGACAGCATCATCAACCGTTACTTTTCCCGTGGGCGCTGGTTGATGTCCGAGCAGGGCGTCGAAACGATGCTGGCCATCCTGACCGCAAGAATGGAAGGCATCGATGCCGACCCGGCCTTGCTGGCTGAACTGCGAAAAGACCGCCAGTACAACATCACCGTGGGTGCCTCCGACGAAGGCATCAACCTCGCTGAGCTCCTGAAAACCCCTACCGCTGAAGGTCGTTCCTCGGCTGACAGCGGCGGGAAAGTCGTGGCGATCATGCCTTTGATTGGCCCGGTGATGGCCCGGGCAGGTTGGTTGGAGATGTGCGGTTACGTGGATCCGCACAGTTTCGCCACGCAGATCGATGCTTTCGCTGACGACCCGAGGGTGCACAGCATCATCTTGAACATCGACAGTCCCGGAGGGACAGTTTCCGGCACGGGCATTGCAGGCAGCGCCGTGGCCCGAGCAGCGGAGAAGAAACGCGTGGTGGCCGTGGTGAATGACGGCATGTACTCCGCTGCCCTGTGGATTGGTTCTCAGGCCACCGAAGTGGTCATGGCGCCCGGAGCGGAACTCGGGTCCATCGGGGTGATCGCCACGCACGTTGACCAGTCCGAAGCGGCAGCTCAGGCAGGCGTGAAGTTCACTTACGTGCGTTCCACGCCCGGCAAAGCCCGAGGGCAGCGTTTCGAAGCGATGGATGAAGCGACCCTCGAAGACTGGATGGGCGGACTGCAGGCCATCCATGACGAGTTCGTGCATGCCGTTGCAGTTGGTCGAGAGATGACCGACGAGGAAGCCGCCAAGCTCGCCACGGGTGCCACATGGCGAGGGCAAGCCGCCATCGATGCGGGCCTCGCTGACCGCATTGCCACCCTGTCCGACATCGTCCGTGAAGAACTCGACTCCATCCCTCAATCGGCAACCGGCACCAGAGGCCGTGACCGGAAAGGAGAGGCATCCATGCCCCAAGAAAACCAGGAAGCCCAAAACACTGCCGCTGAAGCTGGGAGCTCCAGCACCACAGCCACCCCTCCCGCCACTGCAGGCGGCACCACGGCAAACGCCCCTGCCCTCACCCCTGAAGTGCTGCGCACCGAGCACGCCGAAGTCTACCAGGGTGTGCTCTCCCTGGGCGCAGCAACGGAACGCTCCCGCATCGCAGGGATCCTCGGGGTCCAGACCGCTGAAGGCCTCACCGACCAGAGCCTCACTGAACTGCGTGCACGCGCAGCGGACGGCACGGCCTACCGGGAAGCCCTGCTGGGTGATTTGCGCACCGAGTGCGTCAGGCTGCACGGCGCTCAGGATGGCCCGGCTGCAGGTGACCTGATGGTCACTGCCTTCAAAAACCAGAGCATCGAAAACCTGCAAAAGCAAGTCGCCCTGGTGCGCAAACAAGCCGACGCCACTGTCCCTGACGGGCGGAAAAGCAAACCCTCCTCTGGCAATTCCAAAACCGAGAACGAAACTCAGCCCATCGACTGGGCAACGGAGGCTTAA